The Sabethes cyaneus chromosome 3, idSabCyanKW18_F2, whole genome shotgun sequence DNA window TATGTAGAAGAATAAAGTCCTTTTATTCATAGATCCATTCGCGTCGATAGTTTTTCAAAAGAAATAGCATCAATAGAGTGTATCGGAAAGTGATTGTTCAACAGTTCTAGGCAGTTCCAGGAGCGGCAGCAAGATTTAACTGCTGCTGATTGATGGCATGACCGGGTAGCGGCGCGACATGGACCGCTCCACGATTGGCAGTGACAGATGTGGCTGCAGGGGCAGGAACGGCGGGAGCATCAATGGCAAGTACCGGAGCAGGAGCGGGTGCTTCTGCGGGCCATCCCCAAGGCCAAGCCGCTGGCCATGGTGCGGCAGCCCAAGGTGACGCCGCCCAAGGTGACGCCGCCCAAGGCCACACTGGATTCGCTTCAGCGGCCAGCGCTAACGCAAGCACTACGAACAAAGCGGCGGCGACCTGCGGGTAAAATCCAACGTTAGTCAACTGTTAACCTTCGCGAATCTTTATCTCAATTTGTTTTATCTAACGCACTCACTTTCATTTTGGTTTTTCTAGTTACAACTAAAGACCTTTGGCTTCCTTGCAATAGAACACACCAACTAACTGTGACATTGATTGTCACCCCGGTGCAAGCTTTTATAGCGAACTCCAGGAACTGGGTCGACTCAGAACCAGAACCTGACCCATTTCTTTTCCTGTAGTCCAAGTTTTGCGTAGCCGCGGCAGCACCCGCCCTCCAATCCTACACAGACACACACTTCCTGTTATACCCAACTGGTGGCAACTTATGACTAAGTCCGCAGTGAAAACAATATCTCTAATACGCAACCACTCCGGTGTGCATTGATAATAAACTGCATTAATCGATCGGCAATTATAATTTTTTGCATGAAGTTGCTCGCGAATCAAACACCCGGTCATGCGAACCATTCATACATAGTTGTCCGGCACCGGCCATAGAGATAAGGTAATAACCAACAACAGATTATTTGCTTCTGTCGCATTAAAAACATCGGAATGCGTTCACAATCCGATCCTCCGATCGATTGCCAATCGAAGCTAGGAGCTAATCAAAAGCGATCGAATAATTCCTTTCGGACGACTCCACAAATCAAGATTATCCCAACGGCGCACCAATAGAAATATTTTTCTTGAAGGATTCGTTTGTTTATCCCGATCCCAGCACGAACACAAATATTGTGCAATTGACGATTCTAACCGCAAAATGCAAATTGGGTGGAACATTCTCGTTCAAGTTTTCCCATTATTATCGCGATAAGCCAAAGTCGCGGATTAATACAATGTCGTACAATACAGTGCTTGCTGCGGGGGCGGATAAACACGCAGAacccgttgttgttgttgttggggtTTTGCACGTTTTTGCCAGTAACAGCGTGACAAGCGCTGACAGAACTGGCACAGACATGTCCGGGTGGATTAAAAGAAAATGGGCTTGTCTCCGGTTTGGTTGGTCGTGAGTCAGATTTGTGTCTAACCCGGCGCATTATTATAGGTCAGCGCGCGTAGTGGCCAATGCAGGACGAAAGTTCGTTTACTTTTACTGGACTGATAACCCCTCGGCAGGCTGCTGTTTATTTATGGCTCAATTTACTGACGTAACAATTGCTCCATGTCACATGCTTGATAGGAGATTATATCATGGGATTGGCGGTAATTTACCACGTGAGATTTACAGACTTGTTCTAGAGATATTTTTCGTAGagaaattgaaataatttatgCGAAACAGGTGTTTTGCATAAGAAACTGCAATAGACAAATAGTAACATAGTTGTATTCACCATTCTGCTATTGTTATGTTGAATTGGTTTGTTGTTAGGAAAGTCATCCAGGTGAGTGCTTCGATGATTTTGAAAAGAACATGAAGCACCTCAAAAATGTTAATGGGTTGCTGCTAATTATTATATATGAGTGCTATTGGTAGATTTTGAAACTAGTTACAATATCAGGTTTTTCAAGAATATTAATGAGTTACAGAGATGGATTTTCTTTGAGGTTAACAGACGATTCTAGTTCAAAATATGTATTCATTAGAAATGCAACTTTACAAGGCCGTTCAATATTTAATTCTCATATTTTGTCCTTTGATGAACCCAATGTTTTCAGTCAAAATGTTTTTGTTCTTATAGTTATAGTAAAATATTTACTTAGAAAATATGttcaatttcattatttttccctCTCTGACGAGAAAAAAACAACTCATACCAATGATCCTTTGTCAAACGTCATGTCAATTTTCAAAAGGAAGTTTTTCTATATCGCTCTTGAGCTTTCTTTTATAGTTATCCAGTATCGATAGTCTTGAGTCTCCAATCTAATTTCTGACCtggtcgaaacaaataaacgaAGCTGAGTTGCTTTTGCATTCATGTAAAACACGATGCTGCGTGTTTTattcggggatgaactaatgacATTTAGACCACAAGACAGACTGCAACTGGCTAAGGATACAGCGCCTTATTTCGcgctctgaaaatagattagtctaccaaaaatattagtttagatTACACAACACttaaaaataaagtcgtgtggtttaatggttgccttaaactacagttgtaagatTAGGAACTGGAAATCATACGACCTCGCacttcctagcttggctactcaattattcaaattgaactatttccaggtatgaccacgtggaggcgctaggtaggagcttaagatggctagagctatgttcgGCGCTTTTCCTAGTTGccctctccatttcataccttTATTCTATACTGGTTTCTCTACATTTAATAAAtctgtttgcttcttgtgatcggcggttttcggcgaaaataaattcaaattcaagtgccagtctgtccgtacgtttcgagctacttactggctttcactcatcatctgcggacactaaaaacgatgtatttaacaaattacacatattacaaattaaattttaattcagaCTTACACATTTTGCGTCTTAACACTACACACTCTATCTCTTTACAAACACATAATACATAAACTATCTTCTGTTTTGCTGTTAAGACGCAAAATGTGTAAGTCTGAATTTGGTCAGACTggcacttgaatttgaatttattttcgccgaaaaccgccgatgacaagaagcaaacaatttgaattgcggCGATCAACTCAATGAAACATTTAATAAATCTGGAATTCGAACATTTATGTCAGTTACGAGGGTCCCAAGGTAttgccttgtggaacaccagaatGCGCGCAAATCTATGGAATCTAGTTTGACACGTAAACTGCGGTCTGTGTGTTCTCTACGGACATGAAATGTGGATAATGCTCGAGGagaacctgcgagtgctcgaagttttcgaaagacgagtgctaggAGTAAACTTCCGTTGCATACAGGAGAATGGAATATGGagacggaggatgaaccatgtaCTCGCACAGCTCTTTGGCGGATCCAGTATTCAAAACGTGGCTAAAACTGAACGGATAccaatgccggacaactattctgCAAATATGGTGTTTGCTTCCAATTCGGTAGGAACATGATGACCAGGGGTGCAGCCAGATggctagaccaggtggagcaaggTCTGAcggagagtacacggtgtccaaggaattgaagACCGATACCCACAACCAAGtgaattggagaaattttgtccATCCGGTTGCGTCTTAGGACCGCAAGTAAATAAGTAaggaagtaagtaagtaagtaagtaagtgcagCGACGGCAGTCTTCTATCATTCGAGCTTTTAAATTTAGAGCGACGACGTTGAAGAACAGCATGAATATTAAGAGTTCCGTGTTGCTCCCCTTGTGGAACTCCTGAATTAACAGAATAATGCAAAGATATACAAGTAGGCTAGTTTGAAGCCAAAGATTCCACCACCTAGATAGGAGCTCAACCATTGATTGATCAAAAACATTCTCCAAGTCGCAAAACTCTACATAAACGTATTCAACAAGATCAAAGGCGGCTTTTAGAACTATGAAAATGACATCAACTAATGGCTTATTGATCCATTTGCGTGATACATTATGAAGCAGGCTCAGTAGATGCTTTATGTTTTGCTCAGTAGgtgaactattttcataaaaatgtaagtaatttgctaaattttattcaataaacgtcaaaaccaccgtttttccactagcacgtaattagGCTGAAAAAACAGAAGCAagcgcttacgcgtatccgctctaaACGATGGATTGGAAAACACCCAATTATGATcatgtttacttattctagaaactaaacaactGTAAATATGGCACAGaataattctacttctttttatcacggaagaacacaaaaattgccctctgatatgaaaatataaatcaagtttcattcactagcaatttgcagcattttgtttttaatttagcatatggtgctctatttacactactaccaatatgcgaggcagttgcgcctgaaactcttctatcgtgttgacatagctagtaatTGAGTGATagccacttgcttctggtgctagtgtatatgaacgattcactagcgccagcagtttcattaaaaccaaactgcatgccgatattcagtaaatattattctatcaacaaatatagtttcaacgtaattcctgaatattgttcaggctaccgcttaatgggctgaaaataccctcccgtaccctaactgtttttcataaaaatggaagcaaatttgaaCAGCAATCCGATAAATTATTGCCAGGAAAAAGTTTCCCACAGAGAAAACACATAATATTTCGTGTTTAAATAGTTGTATCACATTTATTCATCACGGGTATTATtcggaattattttttagtattttcaatGCACGAGAACCTTCTGCACACCAACCTGTACCGGAGCAACATAAGCCACCTGCTTGACCGCTGGAACGACAGTCTTGACCACTTGCGGTTGTTCCCAACCGTATGCACCAGCTCCATAGCTTCCCCATGGAAGTCCCCAGGAGTTAACCTTCACAGATGGAACAACGGTCTTAGCAACATTTTGGTATCCCCAACCGGCTCCGTAGGCTCCCCATGGTTGACCCCAGGAGCTGACCTTGTCGACGGCACCATAATAACCACCATTCCATCCGTTGCTGTACAAACCAGTCGCTGGCCAGGAAGAGGTCCACGATTTTGCATATGGGTAAGCAGCTACTTGGTGGCCATTCCAGTCGCTCCAGTCGTTATTCCAGGAGTTCCATCCTGCAGAGTGCGATGGCCAGTAGGAGGTTGGTAAATAGGATCCTCGAGCCGCAACAGCCAGGGTGGCAACCAGCAGTGCAACGAACATCTAATAAAGGCAAAAATCAATGTTAGCTTTTATTTACAATCTAAAATACAAATAATATCAAACCTTCATTGTCGAAATTTTGTGTGATGTCTTGAAACAATTGTGCTTAGCGAGCAACTGTGATTGAAACTAACCGCGACTGCTCATTTTATACCCAATGGAATTTTCTGCTGAAGGAAGTTAGGATAAATAACACAATTGAAATTAATTACCAATGCTTTGTCACATCCTGAAGCAACCGATATAGTTTACTTGTTTTAAttatcgggttttttttttcaaacaccgtagataaaaattgtcaaaaactaAGTCGCTGAACGAAAGGAAATAAAACAATCCAAATCAGGAAATAAAATAGCTAATTTGATACAATCGATAAAACTGATCGGATagcaaatgaaataaaagtaTAAAAACACTGACAAAATATCGATTAACCACAGTACAATTCAAGTTAGCGTTGTTTACTCAACTGATTCTAACAATAAACAAAATGAAGGTAAACTTTACTAAATCAGATTGATCTTTTTTAACATTTATTAATCATTCTTGTTAATCATTAGATCGCAATTGCCATACTGATCGCAACACTGGCTGTTGCCGTTCAAGGATCCTACGTGCCGACCTCCTACTGGCCATCGCATTCTGCCGGATGGAACTCCTGGAACAACGGTTGGAATGGCTGGAACGCCTGGAATGGTCACCAAGTAGCTGCTTATCCATATGCCAAATCATGGACCTCTTCCTGGCCAGCAACTGGCTTGTACAGCAACGGATGGGACGGCCACTACGGTGGCGCTGTGGAGAAGGTTTCCGCGTGGGGTCAGCCATGGGGAACCTACGGTGCCGGTTGGGGATATCAAAACGTTGCCAAGACTGTTGTACCATCATCGCTGAAGGTAAACTCATGGGGACTGCCATGGGGGAGCTATGGAGCTGGTGCCTACAGCTGGGGACAACCGGAAGTGATCAAGTCTGTTGTGCCAGTGGCCAAGCAGCTAGCCTATGTTGCTCCAGTTGGTGTTGAGAAGGTTCTTGTGCACTAGGATGAATTGATTGGGTTTGACTGAAATGAATTAAATAAACTATTTGATTTGTAGTTGTCGTGAACCGATTTATTTGTAGTTTTATGGTTTTAAGAATCATTTTTCAATGATGGCTTGAATCTACTGGCTTCACTTTGCCTTATTTTTTTGTACAGTGTGACTAACAAAAATTGTCAGGTAATCAGGCATACAGGCATTGGTGTAGGATGGAGAAAGTTAAAGATTTATTGGATCCAGATGTAGCTGATGAAATCTTCAAGTAATCCAGTGTAGTGGAGGATTACGCCAGAGTACTC harbors:
- the LOC128743644 gene encoding adult cuticle protein 1-like encodes the protein MKVAAALFVVLALALAAEANPVWPWAASPWAASPWAAAPWPAAWPWGWPAEAPAPAPVLAIDAPAVPAPAATSVTANRGAVHVAPLPGHAINQQQLNLAAAPGTA